One Frankiales bacterium genomic region harbors:
- a CDS encoding aminotransferase class III-fold pyridoxal phosphate-dependent enzyme produces the protein MSVAPATDGTGQARAPEPTAADLALPQVVTELPGPASRAWFERLDPHLTGANSDHELIPFVEARKTGYLIEDVDGNTFADHMSAWGSSPFGPTPPDVREAMTTAWDRHGMQISGWVANVPAFDLVEKLVEIAPTPRLTRVEYSVTGTLAVEAAVKLMRESSGRPLVITFGGQYHGESTYLTAGTSSDLSNVTSQRAQYVAGVVTVPYPNRYRSPFTPGPGPFDDTAVLDYLENYVLVQQIHPGQVAGVIVEPVLGEGGVHVPSQAFWNRLGALASRWGWLICLDEVQTCMGRCGEMFAMQRWSGIDPDLILLGKAFSAGGQAIAAVLGTDEVMAGTELHLGSTYGFTPAACAAATAGIERIQRGGVLENVRELERIFLEEMAPELADVEQVGQVRAAGGLAAIEFVKDRDTIRPAPRFQVAVHRAALERGVLGITQRGKWHMRLQPALTMPPAVFRDSCARIVDAVHAVAAEPPVERGTLLESVAEEVR, from the coding sequence ATGTCCGTGGCACCCGCGACCGACGGCACCGGGCAGGCGAGGGCTCCCGAGCCGACCGCGGCGGACCTCGCGCTGCCCCAGGTGGTGACCGAGCTGCCCGGCCCGGCCAGCCGCGCGTGGTTCGAGCGTCTCGACCCGCACCTCACCGGCGCGAACTCCGACCACGAGCTGATCCCGTTCGTGGAGGCGCGCAAGACCGGCTACCTCATCGAGGACGTCGACGGGAACACCTTCGCCGACCACATGTCGGCCTGGGGCTCCTCGCCGTTCGGCCCCACCCCGCCGGACGTCCGCGAGGCGATGACCACCGCGTGGGACCGCCACGGCATGCAGATCAGCGGGTGGGTCGCCAACGTCCCGGCCTTCGACCTCGTGGAGAAGCTGGTCGAGATCGCGCCGACGCCGCGGCTCACGCGGGTCGAGTACTCCGTCACGGGGACGCTGGCGGTGGAGGCGGCGGTGAAGCTCATGCGCGAGAGCTCCGGCCGACCGCTGGTCATCACGTTCGGCGGCCAGTACCACGGCGAGTCGACGTACCTCACCGCCGGCACGTCGAGCGACCTGTCCAACGTCACCAGCCAGCGGGCCCAGTACGTCGCCGGGGTGGTGACGGTGCCGTACCCGAACCGGTACCGCTCGCCGTTCACGCCGGGCCCGGGGCCGTTCGACGACACGGCGGTGCTCGACTACCTCGAGAACTACGTCCTCGTGCAGCAGATCCACCCGGGCCAGGTGGCCGGCGTGATCGTCGAGCCGGTGCTGGGCGAGGGCGGCGTCCACGTGCCGTCGCAAGCCTTCTGGAACCGGCTCGGCGCGTTGGCCTCCCGCTGGGGCTGGCTGATCTGCCTCGACGAGGTGCAGACCTGCATGGGCCGCTGCGGCGAGATGTTCGCGATGCAGCGCTGGTCCGGCATCGACCCGGACCTGATCCTGCTGGGCAAGGCGTTCTCGGCCGGCGGGCAGGCGATCGCCGCGGTGCTCGGCACCGACGAGGTGATGGCGGGGACCGAGCTGCACCTCGGGAGCACCTACGGGTTCACGCCCGCCGCGTGCGCGGCGGCGACTGCCGGCATCGAGCGGATCCAGCGCGGCGGGGTGCTGGAGAACGTGCGCGAGCTCGAGCGGATCTTCCTGGAGGAGATGGCCCCCGAGCTCGCCGACGTCGAGCAGGTGGGGCAGGTGCGGGCGGCCGGCGGGCTGGCGGCGATCGAGTTCGTGAAGGACCGCGACACGATCCGCCCGGCACCCCGCTTCCAGGTGGCCGTGCACCGGGCCGCGCTCGAGCGCGGCGTCCTCGGCATCACCCAGCGGGGCAAGTGGCACATGCGCCTCCAGCCGGCGCTGACGATGCCGCCCGCCGTCTTCCGCGACAGCTGTGCCAGGATCGTCGACGCTGTTCACGCCGTGGCGGCCGAGCCGCCCGTCGAGCGCGGCACCCTGCTCGAGTCGGTGGCGGAGGAGGTCCGGTAG
- a CDS encoding AAA family ATPase: MFDLPGSLSAKAAPRLIAADEEHFAAVAATLEAALADLGRRIDAALHETVRIGREAMDRDEEVERLRRRMRTLSRFGLEACLGRTVAQDGTTVHVGRLGLTDADGRRLLVDWRSPGAEPFFAATHADPMGIVSRRRYRWSDGRVRDYWDEVLVPGPVPDGVFPDDDSAFIASLGADRSDRMRDVLATISADQDAVIRAGSRGALVVDGGPGTGKTVVALHRTAYLLYSDPRLGHRRGGVLFVGPHRPYLAYVSDVLPSLGEEGVQACTVRDLVAEGEGAPDEADAEVARLKSSLAMVDAIESAARFYEEPPTDPLTVSTPWDDVTLTAADWTAAFDSPEAGTPHNEAREQVWEALLEILVARHAGGVPQEQCRRELAADDGLRSAFNLAWPLLDATDVVGDLWSVPAFLRRCAPGLGPDDVRRLQRPDAQAWTTADLPLLDAARHRLGERGASGLARRRGSAEAAERAAMDLVVAELLQADEEGLFAQLRQPGIRDALVDEAALPTAGADLLAGPFAHVVVDEAQELTDAEWQMLLRRCPSRSITVVGDRAQARHGFTETWVQRLERVGLDRVQVATLRVNYRTPSEVMDAAEPVIRAAIPDANVPTSIRSTGVAVENGRLDALPGLIAAWEAENPAGVACVVGLPAFRPTARVGSLPPELVKGLEFDLVVLVDPDSFGEGVQGAVDRYVAMTRATQRLVVLRRD, translated from the coding sequence GTGTTCGACCTCCCCGGCAGCCTGTCCGCGAAGGCGGCCCCACGGCTGATCGCGGCCGACGAGGAGCACTTCGCCGCGGTGGCCGCGACGCTCGAGGCCGCGCTCGCCGATCTCGGCCGGCGCATCGACGCCGCGCTGCACGAGACGGTGCGGATCGGCCGCGAGGCCATGGACCGCGACGAGGAGGTCGAACGGCTGCGCCGCAGGATGCGCACGCTGAGCCGCTTCGGGCTCGAGGCCTGCCTCGGCCGCACCGTCGCGCAGGACGGGACGACGGTGCACGTCGGGCGGCTGGGGCTGACCGACGCCGACGGACGGCGCCTGCTCGTCGACTGGCGCTCGCCCGGGGCGGAGCCGTTCTTCGCGGCTACGCACGCGGACCCGATGGGCATCGTGAGCCGCCGCCGCTACCGATGGTCGGACGGCCGCGTGCGCGACTACTGGGACGAGGTGCTGGTCCCCGGCCCGGTGCCGGACGGCGTCTTCCCGGACGACGACTCGGCGTTCATCGCCAGCCTCGGCGCGGACCGCTCCGACCGGATGCGCGACGTGCTCGCCACGATCTCCGCCGATCAGGACGCCGTGATCCGCGCAGGCTCGCGCGGGGCCCTCGTCGTCGACGGCGGCCCCGGCACCGGCAAGACCGTCGTCGCCCTGCACCGCACGGCGTACCTGCTCTACTCCGACCCGCGGCTGGGGCACCGCCGCGGCGGCGTGCTGTTCGTGGGGCCGCACCGCCCCTACCTGGCCTACGTGTCCGACGTGCTGCCCAGCCTGGGCGAGGAGGGGGTGCAGGCCTGCACCGTGCGCGACCTGGTCGCCGAGGGGGAGGGCGCGCCGGACGAGGCGGACGCCGAGGTGGCCCGGCTCAAGTCGTCCCTGGCGATGGTGGACGCGATCGAGTCGGCGGCCCGCTTCTACGAGGAGCCGCCGACCGACCCGCTCACCGTCTCGACCCCGTGGGACGACGTCACGCTCACCGCGGCGGACTGGACCGCGGCGTTCGACTCCCCAGAAGCGGGGACGCCGCACAACGAGGCGCGCGAGCAGGTGTGGGAGGCGCTGCTGGAGATCCTCGTCGCCCGGCACGCCGGCGGCGTCCCGCAGGAGCAGTGCCGGCGCGAGCTGGCGGCGGACGACGGCCTGCGCTCGGCGTTCAACCTCGCCTGGCCGCTGCTCGACGCCACCGACGTCGTGGGCGACCTGTGGTCGGTGCCGGCGTTCCTGCGCCGGTGCGCGCCCGGGCTCGGCCCCGACGACGTCCGGCGCCTCCAGCGGCCCGACGCCCAGGCGTGGACCACGGCGGACCTCCCGCTGCTCGACGCCGCCCGCCACCGGCTCGGCGAGCGCGGGGCGTCCGGCCTGGCCCGCCGCCGCGGGTCGGCCGAGGCGGCCGAGCGCGCCGCCATGGACCTCGTGGTGGCCGAGCTGCTCCAGGCCGACGAGGAGGGCCTGTTCGCGCAGCTGCGCCAGCCGGGCATCCGCGACGCGCTCGTCGACGAGGCGGCTCTGCCGACCGCGGGTGCCGACCTCCTCGCGGGGCCGTTCGCGCACGTGGTGGTCGACGAGGCGCAGGAGCTCACCGACGCCGAGTGGCAGATGCTGCTGCGCCGCTGCCCGTCCCGCAGCATCACCGTGGTGGGGGACCGGGCCCAGGCGCGGCACGGCTTCACCGAGACGTGGGTCCAGCGGCTGGAGCGGGTGGGGCTCGACCGGGTGCAGGTGGCGACGCTGCGGGTGAACTACCGCACGCCGAGCGAGGTGATGGACGCGGCGGAGCCCGTGATCCGTGCCGCGATCCCGGATGCCAACGTGCCCACCTCGATCCGCAGCACCGGCGTCGCGGTGGAGAACGGCCGGCTCGACGCGCTGCCGGGGCTGATCGCGGCGTGGGAGGCGGAGAACCCCGCGGGCGTCGCGTGCGTCGTGGGTCTGCCGGCGTTCCGGCCCACGGCGAGGGTCGGCTCGCTGCCGCCCGAGCTGGTGAAGGGGCTGGAGTTCGACCTCGTGGTGCTCGTCGACCCGGACTCGTTCGGTGAGGGGGTGCAGGGTGCGGTGGACCGCTACGTGGCGATGACCCGCGCGACGCAGCGGCTCGTCGTGCTCCGCCGCGACTGA
- a CDS encoding DNA topoisomerase IB, whose protein sequence is MPADRRTTRPTGLRRSSPDDPGIRRRRRGTGFSYRDDVTGWAPSATTRERIRGLAIPPAWRDVWICRDPSGHLQATGVDDAGRVQYLYHPEWRRRRDTAKFERMERFAARLPAARRRVARHLRDAGPTRRRALAAAFRILDRGCIRVGSEQYARDGGGIGAATLRRTDVALDGDRVRLAFTGKSGVAQEVELRDRRLAAALRPMLERGGRRRTGRLLAYEDDDEWHGLRSSDINDYVHDTVGEGFSAKDFRTWHATVAARDALVRHEAPASARERARGRREAAEAAAAELGDTPAVALRAYVDPRVIEDFERGDLEDARAGEGPALDGLAGG, encoded by the coding sequence GTGCCCGCTGACCGCCGCACCACCCGCCCGACCGGCCTGCGCCGCAGCTCTCCCGACGATCCCGGGATCCGCCGCCGCCGCCGTGGCACGGGCTTCTCCTACCGCGACGACGTGACCGGCTGGGCGCCCTCGGCCACCACGCGCGAGCGCATCCGCGGGCTCGCGATCCCGCCGGCCTGGCGCGACGTGTGGATCTGCCGGGACCCCTCCGGCCACCTCCAGGCGACCGGGGTCGACGACGCCGGACGCGTGCAGTACCTGTACCACCCGGAGTGGCGGCGCCGGAGGGACACGGCGAAGTTCGAGCGCATGGAGCGGTTCGCCGCGCGGCTGCCGGCGGCGCGGCGTCGCGTGGCCCGGCACCTGCGCGACGCCGGACCGACGCGGCGGCGCGCGCTCGCGGCCGCCTTCCGGATCCTCGACCGCGGCTGCATCCGCGTGGGCAGCGAGCAGTACGCGCGGGACGGCGGCGGGATCGGCGCGGCGACCCTGCGCCGTACGGACGTCGCGCTCGACGGCGACCGCGTGCGGCTCGCGTTCACCGGCAAGTCCGGGGTGGCGCAGGAGGTCGAGCTGCGCGACCGGCGCCTGGCCGCGGCCCTGCGGCCGATGCTCGAGCGCGGCGGCCGGCGTCGCACCGGACGGCTGCTGGCCTACGAGGACGACGACGAGTGGCACGGCCTGCGCAGCAGCGACATCAACGACTACGTCCACGACACGGTGGGAGAAGGCTTCAGCGCCAAGGACTTCCGCACGTGGCACGCCACGGTGGCCGCCCGCGACGCGCTCGTGCGGCACGAGGCGCCGGCGTCCGCGCGGGAGCGCGCGAGGGGACGCCGCGAGGCCGCCGAGGCGGCCGCTGCGGAACTGGGCGACACCCCCGCGGTCGCGCTGCGCGCCTACGTCGACCCTCGCGTGATCGAGGACTTCGAGCGCGGCGACCTGGAGGACGCCCGGGCGGGGGAGGGCCCGGCGCTCGACGGGCTGGCCGGGGGCTGA
- a CDS encoding sulfate adenylyltransferase, with amino-acid sequence MTEPLLSAAVLHPDGPASPRPLVDPAPRDLLRLAVAGSVDDGKSTLVGRLLHDTRSVLSDTLASVERASRERGLVEADLALLTDGLRAEREQGITIDVAHRYFTTPRRSFVLADTPGHVEYTRNMVTGASTAELALVLVDARRGVVEQTRRHAAVTALLGVRHVALVVNKMDLVGFDPEVYAAIRADFATVASALGLDDVVPVPVSALHGDNVVTRSDRMPWHHGPTLLEHLEGVPVGTEPDLEPFRFPVQVVLRPRTAEHPDYRGLAGRVAHGVVRVGDPVVVLPSGRETRVAAIDGLDGPLDAASAMQSVVLRLADDVDAARGDLLAGVAGRPLPVRELEATVCVLADRVVEEGAQLLVHHGTRTTLARVGAVRSRLDLVTLDHVDDGKPLALNDIGRVSLRLAEPLPIDDYRELRRTGAFLLVDRQDGTTLAAGMAALGR; translated from the coding sequence ATGACCGAGCCGCTCCTGTCCGCCGCGGTGCTCCACCCGGACGGCCCCGCGTCGCCGCGGCCGCTCGTGGACCCGGCGCCGCGCGACCTGCTCCGGCTCGCCGTCGCCGGCTCCGTCGACGACGGCAAGTCCACGCTCGTCGGGCGGCTGCTGCACGACACCCGCTCCGTGCTGTCCGACACGCTCGCCTCGGTGGAGCGGGCCAGCCGCGAGCGCGGGCTCGTCGAGGCCGACCTCGCGCTGCTCACGGACGGCCTGCGCGCCGAGCGCGAGCAGGGCATCACGATCGACGTCGCGCACCGCTACTTCACGACACCGCGCCGCTCGTTCGTCCTCGCCGACACACCGGGGCACGTGGAGTACACGCGCAACATGGTGACCGGCGCCTCCACCGCGGAGCTCGCCCTCGTGCTCGTCGACGCGCGCCGCGGCGTGGTCGAGCAGACCCGCAGGCACGCGGCGGTCACGGCCCTGCTCGGCGTGCGGCACGTCGCTCTGGTCGTGAACAAGATGGACCTGGTGGGCTTCGACCCGGAGGTGTACGCGGCGATCCGGGCGGACTTCGCGACGGTGGCGTCGGCGCTGGGGCTCGACGACGTGGTGCCGGTGCCCGTCTCCGCCCTGCACGGCGACAACGTCGTCACCCGGTCGGACCGGATGCCGTGGCACCACGGGCCCACGCTGCTCGAGCACCTCGAGGGCGTGCCGGTCGGCACGGAGCCGGACCTCGAGCCGTTCCGCTTCCCGGTGCAGGTCGTGCTGCGGCCCCGCACCGCCGAGCACCCCGACTACCGGGGGCTGGCCGGCCGCGTCGCCCACGGCGTCGTGCGGGTGGGCGATCCCGTCGTCGTGCTGCCGTCGGGGCGCGAGACGCGGGTGGCGGCGATCGACGGCCTCGACGGCCCGCTGGACGCGGCGTCGGCGATGCAGTCGGTGGTGCTGCGGCTCGCCGACGATGTCGACGCGGCGCGGGGCGACCTGCTGGCCGGCGTCGCCGGGCGTCCGCTGCCCGTGCGCGAGCTCGAGGCCACCGTGTGCGTGCTGGCCGACCGCGTCGTCGAGGAGGGCGCCCAGCTGCTGGTGCACCACGGAACCCGAACGACGCTGGCCAGGGTGGGTGCGGTGCGCAGCCGGCTCGACCTCGTGACCCTCGACCACGTCGACGACGGGAAACCGCTGGCGCTCAACGACATCGGCCGGGTCTCCCTGCGGCTCGCGGAGCCGCTGCCGATCGACGACTACCGCGAGCTGCGCCGCACGGGTGCGTTCCTGCTCGTCGACCGTCAGGACGGGACGACGCTGGCGGCCGGCATGGCGGCGCTCGGCCGGTGA
- the cysD gene encoding sulfate adenylyltransferase subunit CysD, with protein sequence MVADGATETPAPYPGELDVLESEAVHVLRETAGQFERPALLFSGGKDSIVMLHLAAKAFRPSPLPFTLLHVDTGHNFPEVLEHRDRLVGRYGARLVVVSVQDYIDRGVLRERPDGTRNPLQTVPLLDAITEHRFDGVLGGGRRDEEKARAKERVFSIRDEFGQWDPRRQRPELWDLYNGRHRPGEHVRVFPLSNWTELAVWQYVARESIELPSLYLAHERDVFERDGMLLAPGEWGGPRPGEAVVRRTVRYRTVGDMSCTGAVASEARTVDEVIAELVGSRVSERGATRADDRAGESAMEDRKREGYF encoded by the coding sequence ATGGTCGCTGACGGCGCCACCGAGACGCCGGCGCCGTACCCGGGCGAGCTCGACGTCCTGGAGTCCGAGGCGGTGCACGTGCTGCGCGAGACCGCCGGCCAGTTCGAGCGGCCGGCGCTGCTGTTCAGCGGCGGCAAGGACAGCATCGTGATGCTGCACCTGGCCGCCAAGGCGTTCCGCCCCTCGCCGCTGCCGTTCACGCTGCTGCACGTCGACACCGGTCACAACTTCCCCGAGGTGCTCGAGCACCGCGACCGGCTCGTCGGGAGGTACGGGGCCCGGCTCGTCGTCGTCTCCGTCCAGGACTACATCGACCGCGGAGTCCTGCGGGAGCGTCCGGACGGCACGCGCAACCCGCTCCAGACGGTCCCGCTGCTCGACGCGATCACCGAGCACCGCTTCGACGGCGTCCTCGGGGGCGGGCGCCGCGACGAGGAGAAGGCGCGGGCCAAGGAGCGGGTGTTCAGCATCCGCGACGAGTTCGGCCAGTGGGACCCGCGCCGGCAGCGCCCGGAGCTGTGGGACCTCTACAACGGCCGGCACCGTCCCGGGGAGCACGTGCGCGTGTTTCCGCTCTCCAACTGGACCGAGCTCGCGGTGTGGCAGTACGTCGCGCGCGAGTCGATCGAGCTGCCCTCCCTCTACCTCGCGCACGAGCGCGACGTCTTCGAGCGCGACGGCATGCTGCTGGCCCCGGGGGAGTGGGGCGGACCGCGTCCCGGGGAGGCCGTCGTCCGCCGCACCGTGCGCTACCGCACCGTGGGCGACATGTCGTGCACGGGCGCCGTCGCGTCCGAGGCGCGCACGGTCGACGAGGTGATCGCCGAGCTGGTCGGGAGCCGTGTCAGCGAGCGAGGGGCCACCCGTGCCGACGACCGGGCCGGCGAGTCGGCGATGGAGGACCGCAAACGTGAGGGGTACTTCTGA